AGGTGCACCTCCCCCAAGACCCACGGCTGCAGGCTTTTGTTCCTCCCCTTGTCTAATGGTGGCCCACACAGCTTGCAGGGAAAGGGAATCTTACACCTTCCCATTAGTCTCTACCATGAAGTGGTAAATATGTGAGTCTCTTACATTTCTCAGTGGTATCCTTCACCAGGATGGAAATTATTCAGAGTGATTAATTTTCAAAAGAATGGCCAGCCAGTTAACTACCCCAGACTTACAACACTGTATTTGAAAGCTTACAACACTGAatttgaggtgtttttttttaattaatatttagaTCTTTGATATTCCAGTCACACTTAGAAAACCCATGACACTGAAACAAAAAATCCAAATGTCACATCCAaatggtggttttaaaaaacccaaataattGACAATTTTCTGCCCTTTACTTCTCCAAAATCTGCTGGCTGGGATGGCATTACACCATCCTGCCTAGTGGTAGGGTTGGTCTTGTGGTCACTTTTTTAGACTTACCCAGAAAGTTagaattttactttttaaaaattaatacacAAATGTCAGGATTCTAAAAAGGGTTGTGAGTCAAATATTTTGAAGGCACAGGCAACACAAAAACTGTTTGATATCCAACAATGGCCTAGATGTGAGTTAATGAAATAATTGCTCCTGGCCCATTTGTTctagcttccccccacccccgcctgccgGAAAGTCACTTTTTGACCCACAGGTCAACTATGATTACATCAAGTTTGACTTGCAaatgcctggaggctttacacacatggcgtTTACTTCGAATCTCCTCTGGACTAGAGTATggcagtccacatattagctgtatttaccccaaagtagcTGCAGGCtgtcagggaccagtacagacagggcCCTGTTTCCCTCCAATTTCCTTCTGTTTCCCTTCAATTGAGCATTCAATTGAATGCTCAGTTGAGACtgagcattctggcttagcctgaagtatggccaacttaaaaaaaaaaaaaccctctagtttcagcagctttgggggggggggaacccaaggcttctgttatgccctgctgcttctcccttgatgtgtgcaGTGGCCATGCCAATAATTTGGCTTTTCAAAACTCGATGAaggggggcaggggtgtaacgatgggggggcaggcagggcacgtgccctgggcaccaccccggcgggtcacatggaggggtgccaaaaagtggcatcccccgccccccctggatcgcccaccGAGTGTGGCGGCAGGCGTGTGGCGGCGATTGGCTGTAGCGGCCCGAGCAgcggtggatcgcccgccgaggagtgcaggcagagcgatgccgaggcctgccatctgggccggtgtcgcttcccaactgtgcaggcgcgcccctgcacagttgggaagcgactccaggccagacggcaggcctcggcatcgctctgcctgcactcctcggcgggcgatccaccgcCGCTCGGGCTGCTACAgccaatcgccgccagccaccgccgcactcagcggGCAACCCGCCGCCACCCACCACTGCTGAATCGCCACTGCCGCACTTggcaggcgacccgccgccgcctgccactgCCGAATCGCCACCACCACCGGCGATTTGCCACCTGGGGCACCGCCACGctggcacaggtatgtgggggcgggggggcgccatttcagggccagagcttgccttgggcgccgtttccccccaatTTGCCACTGAAGGggagtttacataggctttagagatgcagaatggatgtaacttgagcctttttgtctgagctgattccattagcctgcaattGTCTTCATGACAAagagaaagctctgatttctgctttaaacttccctgcctcttaaatcatctggggtgtgtgtgtgtgtgtgtgtgagagagagagagagagagagagagagagagatatgaggtgatgaaggcagtcactcacaaaggcaagggttaagcgttCTGCCATTTGATCCAGCTTTTGGCAGCTTGTCATGCTGGTCTTCCATTCCTTCTCgcctcctcctctctgtgatgtgatttgtAATTGGTTGGAGGAgaaaacccggagcaagctgGTGGGAATACACAGGaaaaagcagattcgctcttcagataccccgaggtatgaaggcatgtgtgaataactcccagaagAGTGGTAAGTGAAACATACAATTCACAAAGATTCCTAAAAGGCTACTTACAGAGACATCATTAGGGAGTGGCCCATGAGGCACAGGCCCCCAATCAATTCCATGGAGTCCCAAATCTCATAGCCCAACTCTCTTCTTCATGCAGCAGTGGGGATACCTGCATAGAGCACGGAAGCAAGTTAATAGCcacctcacctagctctctgctgcttccacctccgTAGGGGCTGCATTATAATGTTagagccttttaaaaacatatgtaattattcggggggtgggtgggggaatatGCTTGCGTTTAACTATCAAAATGGGGGCTGAGGAGCTGGGCCTAGCAATGCCTTGCTCAAATCTCTTGCGTGGTAAGAGATGGGGTTCTCAAAGACTACTGCAGAACTGCACATGGAAGGTATGTTTGGAAACAAATTCCACTCAGCTTTCTTTGGCTGGAGCAACAGCACCCTCTAAGGTCAGATGTTGAAGTTTTGCAAGTAAACTggtggctgggcggggggggggagcggctggAAAAAGAGAGCCGCTCCAACTTTTCCGACCCTCCTTCTTCCTACAAAGCGTCAAAATCTGTCATTAGAGGGTGCTGCGGGTCAAGGCACATGTACTACACATATTCACGAAGAATAAGCACTGAGTTACATAATCGAAATGGATCACCATCTTTCCAGTAAGGTTTCACTCCACCAATGGAATCTGAAAAGCCATTTAACCCATCGCTTTCATCAGCAAGCTGAAAGGAAGctggagggcggggtgggggtgatcTTGAAACTGAAGCAATTGGACAGGACTAATGTGGACTAAGTCATTATGCGGATTGGAGGGCCAGTCGCCATGAATGGATGCGGGAGGGGCAGTGTGTCGCCCGAACAAACAGCAACTGTTACCACAGATAAGTAAAAGCTATCAACCAATATACGGAAAAGCTCTAATTCCACATTTAACTGTATCGCCACACCCAGTTCTTCCATTGctgctattaataataataacaataataataattactattattaataataaataaataatattcatataccgcttttcaacaacaaaacagGTTCTGAAAGCACTTTACATAAAGTTacaagaaaatggttccctgtcccaaacggGCTCACATCTAAAAATAagcataccagcaacagccactggaaggaagttgtgctggggttggatagggacagttgctctccccctgctaaatataagagaaccaccacttttaaagtgcctctttgcctagttattTCTCCTTATTAGGGGAATAGTTTGGAGCTGAGAGGCAGGATGGGAGATGGGGAGCTCTAGTTACTTTCTCCTTCTGTTCTCAGCACTATAACTCCATCGTGAGTATAGACAAGCTTACTCTACACAGGGTACATACAGGAAGTGTATtcttgtgcatgcatggaaggtaatgtgtggataactgtacatgtgtgtaCACAGTACACAGATTTTACAGGTGCTGAACAAAACATGTGAACAGGATGACTCTGCCTCTGTTGAAAACTGGTTCATCTCAttaatacttctctccagaccttattTGATTGCAtgagttaaaacattaaaaaagagAACTGCAACTAAGAACAAACGTTTCAACATATATATGTCAGCTTCAGTGTGCTATGACCCTCTGTTtgaaatccacactcttatatccaaAACTTGCCCCAATCTGATTAACATTTTGTTTCataccctccctctccctggcttTTCTCTCTCAGTGTCAGTGTTAAACAGGCACAGCTCTGAGTcatcaactcccccccccccactttcctcccacttattttatgtattaattaGGTATTCAATCAGATTGGGGAAAGTTttggatataagagtgtggattttaaacagagggtcatagaacactgaagctgacgtatATATGTTGAAACATTTGTTCTTAGTTGCAGTTCTCTTTTTAGTGTTTTAACTTACGCAATAAaataaggtctggagagaagtattgtagctAATCCATCATGCGTATTGCATGCGTCGCCATTGCGTATCAACTAATTCATCTCATCAAGCATAtgaactgccttatattgagtctaTCAAACTTAGCATTGccaacactaactggcagcacctctcaAGAGTtccagtcaggagtctttcctagccctccctggagatgccagagattgaacctgggaccttctccatgcattcTACCattgtgctctaccattgagttatCGTCCTTCCACCTCCGGGTGGTTGTGCAGTTTATCTCACTGAGCATCACTTTAGTCTGTGCATAGATAGATTCGGAGGGCGATCAAGCATGGCCTATAGAGACAAGAAAATCCTCGAATCAGGGCCAGTGTCAGGGATTAGCATTGTGGGCAGCTGTCAAAGGCCCAATGCTgatcataaggacataagaaaagccctgctggatcaggcccaagacctgtctagtccagtatcctgcttaATGCAGTGGCCAAcgagatgcatctgggaagcccacaaatagAGAAAAGAGGGTAATTGCTCCCTCCTGTTAGTATTCCCTAGCATCTGGTGTTCAGGGACatgaccctgccccccccccaccatgacaTTCTCTGTGCCCATATCCATGTGGTGGCGGCAAAGTGACTCTCTTGTGGTCCACCCAGATAGAAAGAGGCTTAGGGCCATGGAAGGCAGTTCACCCAGGGCCCACTcgaacctggagccagccctgactGGAGTAACACCCATCCTGCCCACCGCAGTTTCTGGTGTTATTTAGGAACCCCACAGAGCTCTGTTAGAGTGAAGAGAGCAGAACGTGTGTTGTATGTGCATGCACGAGTGATTGGAGCAGCGTTATcttatcttcctatattgctgctgcccgatataggtgttgtcCATAGTCTGGCTACTACTTGCCTGAAAAGGTGAGGAAAACctgtcctcctccttcctcaccCTTCAGATCTGCAAGCacgtagcagcaacagcagggactCCTTGGAGTAGTAGGCTCAAGGAGGCAGTTTCAGAGGACCTTTGCATGAAGGACTGTGGTTCCTCATCTTTCAGCCATGCTTAACAATTAGGCTCACAGGTGCTGGGAATTAGTTGCTAACTCTGATGGAAGTTATTCCTACAggattttttttccccactgTTTGAGCAAATATTTTTCACAGTCTCAAACTATTACAcgctccagaattgctttcaatgCTCACCTGGAGGTTCATGCCATTTCCTAGAGACTCCAAACTAATCCCAGAGAGTTGGCAACTCTAAGAGACATATATAAACACCTTCTATATATCTGAGGCAGATTCCGTGTTCCCGTCTGTTTTCTCCTTCAAGTCTAGCTGTATGCAGTTGGAATTATTTTCACTAACTTGGTTTCTGCCATGGAGAGGAAGAAGTGATGTGTGAAGTAGCCCAGGGTGGATCTAAAATCGGCTCATCACCATTGCACAGACCACGCAGTTCATTCCATTCCCAATAGTCTATTAATACAACTTTCTATTTATATGCTGGCTCCTTGCAGCGATGTAGTAGAGACCTACAGCTGCCTAGCTGAGATGAACGAAATCTCCTGTTAGCCACTAGGAAGAAAGTGCTCACTTGAGGTGGAGCAACAGAAGAGAGAGTGCAAGGAATGCATCCAGAGTACTCAACATGCAGACCCTGGCACAGCAGCGCTGATGGATCGTAACTGCAGTGTACCAGAAGGGCAGGTCAATATTCTTGTACTGCAGAGGCAAGGCTATCTTGAAAAACTGCCAGAAATGCATGCTCAGCTGCATCAATAGCAGCCAGCAAAGATTTGGGCGGAGGGATACGGAGCTTAttcacgctgctgctgctgcttagtcATCCAAGATCAAGTAGAGATTCAAGGACAGACAGCCCACATCCAACCACAAGAGGAGTGTTCTGAACTGAGGATGGAGAGCTCAAGAGGGACAACATACCTGAACATGGCTGCGGTGACCTCTTGGGTGGGAGTCACCCGATTGTTGCAGGCAGCATTTGGATGCACGACATTCAGCCTTGTGGCTCACCGTGGTGGATTCAGTGCGGCCTATGGCACCTTCTGCATGTCTGTCTGGTGTTTCTGTTTTGCTGTCACTATCTTTATCCTCACCTGTGAGTTCACgcacctccacagctgcctgaGCATCTCCTGGGGAAATTTCACAGCTGCTTTCACCATGCTTGCAACCCTCATGTCCATCACAGCCGCTGTGATCTACCCAGTTTATTTTGTCCAGTGGGCCTGCCATCCCATCGGATGCGAGGTGAGAGACTTCCGCATTTCTGCTAGCGTCTTTGCAGGCCTTCTATCTTTGGCTTATGCTGCAGAGGTATTTCTTACTAGGGCTAGGCCGGGACAGGTGACCAGCTACATGGCCACAGTTTCTGGCCTCTTGAAAATTGTTCAGGCATTTGTTGCTTGCATCATCTTTGGAGCGCTGCTGAATGACAGCCAATACGATCGGTTTGTGGCCACCCAGTGGTGTGTGGCAGTTTACAGTTTCTGCTTTGTGGTGACGGTGGTAGTGGTCGCCCTCAACGTCACAGGGAGGACAGCAATGCTGCGGTGCCCCTTTGAGCGCTTTGTGGTCATTTACACATTTGTGGCGGTTCTGATGTATGTGAGTGCAGCAGTGATCTGGCCGGTGTTCTGCTTTGACAGTAAATATGGCTCTCCACACCGTCCTTACCAGTGCTCCAAACGCAAGTGCGCCTGGGACAGCCAAGTGCTCATTGCAGTCTTCACATATGTGAACCTAGTGCTTTACAGTGTGGATTTAGCATACTCGCAGCGTATCCGCTTTGTCTCACACCATTAATAGCAAGCCTTGACATGACAAAGCCATCATGGACTTGCAAGTTAACTGATTTGGGACCTGCCTGGAGAGCTGGTACATGCAGGGCACACTAAAGCATGAAATATGATCAGAAGAGTGTGATTAAGAAGAGACGAGTCAATGGAAAACATTGGGGAGTTTGGATTACAGgttttacaaaatgtatgaagGAAGGCCTTTTCTAGTCCTTGTCAGCTGCTTTATTCCCTCCTGCCTGGGAATACTGCTCATGCGGCAACACCCTCATTCCATCAAATGTGTAGACTTGCCACAATAACAGCTTTACAGGCCATCATGTACTCTCAGTGTGCGTCAATAGATTTTGAACTCTTGACTGTATCCAAGAATTGTTGGGTGGTTTAAAGTTGTAGCAGATGTAGAAAAGTGTCTGTAACATGAATGATAATCTGCCAAATTCCCAGATCAGCCGTTGAGTTTCTGCTGGTTGTTGAGTTTTTCCCCAGTGGAAAAACTGGGAGACTCCACTAGAAATGTCAGAAGAAgcagagggaaagaggaaatGTGGCAACAATGAAGATTTGAAGACTAAGAACATCCTCTTTTGAAATTATGGAATAACaatattttatgcatgtatttgaTTGTAACTGGTAGAGATATTCTTGTTGGGGACAGACTGAGAAGGGAAGAGAATTTTGTAATCgaaaatgggggcagggaaggTTGCTGTGGATAGAAGATCCTCAACTAATTACTTCCATGTTGACTTCCTTGAAGTTCCACCAAGAAGTATCTGGAAACACCTCTACCCACAGAAACTGTGGCTATATGCAAGATATTAGCCTTTTGAACCAAAGCCATTATTTGAACAAAAGTGAACTATttagacaaaacaaaactgtttttattttgtttagtttttgtgCTCCATTAGGTAACATGCATAATTCCTTAGCAACTTTGGCGCCTTACAAGCTGCAGATTAGTTCATCATTTAGAATATGGCTTAGAATCCTCAGATCTTTTGCAATTCAAAAAGGACATACATACAATTTCCATACATCTAGCCACAAATGCTTGTTGCCAGACCTGATCCCACAATGTGTCAATTCTTGGTTCACAGCTGAGAAGCTACGTGTGCAGCCCATTGTGGCGCAAGAAACCTTTGCTGGTCTCTTAGAGACTGAATCACAATCTTCTCCAAAGACATTTTCAAATATAAGAAACCAGAGCAAGCTGTTTATTCAGATAACTCCTTGAAAATGTGTGTGAATTAAGTTGAGGGGTTTGATTCCAATCCAGAATAAAACATGGCAGATTGGAAAAAGTATCTAGGGTTTTCTTTAACAGATCTAAAGTAATGTGACTTGAAAAGTTACACCTGTAACTTCAGAATATCTATGTATTTGCATTTGTCCTCTTCCTTGAAACAAGATGACCCACATCTCCCTGCCCATAGTGCATCTCcttttgctaaataaatataaactcaTACTATGGTAATTTCCCCTTTCAACTGAACACAAATCAAGCTTTTCTCAATCTAAAAATGCACAATGATTTATTTAGTGTTTGCACTGTCCAGTGGAGTTCAGATGCATATAAAAACTGAGTTActtgccccattcagacattatgttgtacatatgTTTAAgaatctgtacatatgtacatgtttttgtatgaatgactgtacatttatttattttaaaagtgtacctgggtacaggaccttcaaatgcatggtacagataggaagtgtactgctgttcaTCATAACGcatgaataattgtacctgtatacagatctgtacctgtgtacaatgtaAACAGATTGCATATGCACtgcatgtaacatgtgaataggactacaAAATGGCTGTGTTCTGAAATGAGGCCTCAAATGTTTCCAAAAGAAGCCTTTTCACTAAGGAGACAGATTGAGGGTTGCCATCCATTCATGGATTTGTATGGGTTATTCTTATTTTCCAAAAtttcatcctccacataagtatttatttattcattcattcgatttctataccacccttccaaaaatggctcagggcggtttacgcagagaaataataaataaataaggtggatcccggtccccaaaggactcacaatctaaaaagaaacataagacagacaccagcaacagtcattggaggtactgtgctgggggtggatagggacaagAAGAAAACAAATTGTGGATTGAATAATTTGTGTACTTTTTATGTTCAAAACTGAGACATAACTCAGACTAACAGAACCTGCAACTGCATAAGTGACCCAATCagtatgttttatttatattttagggGTGTCAATGAAGCAGTGGATGTTCTGAGAAGTGTGTCCCAGTATCCTTTCTGTGAGACACTGCAAGGGATCATCTATTGGAATACTTAAAGATCCACCTCTCAGATCCACCTTAGGATCTAGCTGTTtgggaacattttatttatttataacacgTTCTATCTCACTTTTCTCTGACAGAACCCAAACAGCCAACAAGAagtaacaaaacaattaaaaactataaattaCAACATGTTTTGAACTCAGCTCTGCCTAACAAAACCAAATCCTAAATGTCACATTAATTAGGAACATCCATttgagtctccccccccccgcaaatgctTACTCACTGCACTAGTTAAAAGAAAGAAGGTGGTTAAGAATTAATTGCATCAGCTCCTATCAAAGCAGAATGATTGGGTATT
Above is a window of Hemicordylus capensis ecotype Gifberg chromosome 2, rHemCap1.1.pri, whole genome shotgun sequence DNA encoding:
- the MYADML2 gene encoding myeloid-associated differentiation marker-like protein 2, encoding MESSRGTTYLNMAAVTSWVGVTRLLQAAFGCTTFSLVAHRGGFSAAYGTFCMSVWCFCFAVTIFILTCEFTHLHSCLSISWGNFTAAFTMLATLMSITAAVIYPVYFVQWACHPIGCEVRDFRISASVFAGLLSLAYAAEVFLTRARPGQVTSYMATVSGLLKIVQAFVACIIFGALLNDSQYDRFVATQWCVAVYSFCFVVTVVVVALNVTGRTAMLRCPFERFVVIYTFVAVLMYVSAAVIWPVFCFDSKYGSPHRPYQCSKRKCAWDSQVLIAVFTYVNLVLYSVDLAYSQRIRFVSHH